The Pediococcus inopinatus region GAAGGTAACACGGTGTTCACTTATTTGGATATCTTTGATGAAGATAAGGCTAAAGTTGCGGATTTGAAGGATCAGTATCAGGCCGGTGGACTTGGTGATGTCAAAATTAAGCGGTATTTAAATGAAGTTTTGCAGGCAACTTTGAAACCAATACGAGAAAGAAGAGAGCAGTATGCGCAGGATATTCCGGGCGTGTATGATATTTTGAAGCAGGGTAGTGAAAAGGCAAATCGTGTGGCCAATAAAACGTTGGATGAAGTGCGGGATGCAATGGGAATTAATTATTTTAAGTAGTGAGTGAGACAAAGCGGTAAAAGCCAAACTATAACTGTCCTAAAAAAGTGAGTGAGACAAGTCGTTAAAAAGGATGGAACTAAGTGTGCTGGATGCGGGATCGCAATCCCGCGGGAAGCATACTTAGTCCCGTCCTTTTGACTTGTCGAGCTGTCCTAAGTCTCAGCGGAGAGTTGCAGAAAACTGTCCTGGATGCGAGTTCTTGCGGCTGAACTTTGCCACAAGAATCGACAGCGACCGGAATAAGAAAGATTTTCGATTCGAAAATCAACCTATGAGATGGAGCAGCGCGGGATCGCAATCCCGCGGGAAGCATACTTAGTTCCGTCCTTTTGACTTGTCGAGCTGTCCTAAGTCTCAGCGGAGAGTTGCAGAAAACTGTCCTGGATGCGAGTTCTTGCGGCTGAACTTTGCCACAAGAATCGACAGCGACCGGAATAAGAAAGATTTTCGATTCGAAAATCAACCTATGAAATGGAGCAGCGCGGGATCGCAATCCCGCGGGAAGCATACTTAGTTCCGTCCTTTTGACTTGTCGAGCTGTCCTAAAAGAGTGAGTGAAATAAACTGCTAAAAAGATTCCATATAGGCGCGCCGTAAGCGGGAGAAATCCCGCAGTAGGGGTGCTTATATGGGAACTTTTGGTTTATTGAACTGTCCTAAAAGAGTGAGTGAAATAAACCGTTAAAAAGATTCCATATAAGTGCGCCGTAAGCGGGAGAAATCCCGCAGTAGGGGTGCTTATATGGGATGTTTTGGTTTATTGAACTGTCCTAGTTCTCAGCAATAGCACCCACACGACCATCAAACATTCAAGCCTCTAGGAATTAAAGACAAAGCAAACCAAAATTTTTTATGATGCAAATTATCCCAGCCTACCTCAGAACGCGCATTTCCTGCTAAAAACATGTTAAAATAAATACAATTAAATTGACGGGATGAATCAAAAAATTGAGGCGTGTAAAATGGAGAACTTAGTAATTGTGGATTTGGGTTCAAATTCAGTACGTATGGCAATTAATGAAATCCGCGATGACGGAAGTTTTCATGAAGTCCGGAGAATCAAGGAAGACTCACGAATTTCTGAAGGGATGGGCAGTAATAAGGTTTTACAGCCGATCGCCATGGAGCGTACTATAGCAGCCTTAAAACGGTTTAAACATATTTATAATAACTACCCTAAACGGACGGTGCGTGGCATTGCAACGGCAGCAGTTCGTGTGGCTAAAAATCAAGCCGAATTTTTAAAACGGGTGCAAGATGAGGTAGGCATTGAACTAGACGTCTTATCTGGCAACGACGAAGCTTACTATGATTATTTGGGTGTGATGAATTCACTAGAAATTAAGGACTGTTTGATCCTTGACACTGGTGGTGCCAGCTGTGAATTGATCCATGTACAAAATGGCAAACCACGCAACTTAATTAGTGTGCCGTTTGGAGCGGTGAGCCTTTCAGAACGGTTCCACTTAAACAATGTGGTTCGCGCAGATCGGTTATTTGCCGCCCAAAATTTTGTAAACAAACAGTTTCGTGATATTTGGTGGATTATGGATGCCTTACAATTACCAATCATCCTGCTTGGCGGGGCCAATCGAACGTTGGCACGCATGAATCGCCAACATCAAGGGATGGCGCGGGTGGATAATATTCATGGGTATCGTTTAAAAACGGAAGTTGTCAATAAAACCTTCAGAGCACTCCTATCTAGAAATTTAGCCAATCGGAAAAAGATGCCGGGACTGGAAACACCACGGGCAGACATTATCATTGGGGGAATTTTACCCTTAGTGATGCTTTTACAGATGCTGGATGCGGATCGGGTAATTTTTTCGGAAAGCGGTGTGCGTGAGGGGATTATCTCAGAATATGTGCATCACCGTTAAAAAATATTTTGCATAAATAAGAAAATCCAGAAATCTTTTTTCTACTATTATAATTAGAATAGATTTACTGGGCTTTTTTAAATTGAGGGGTCGTGACTCGATGAATTTAAATCATTTCTATAAACAAAAATATGCGGGTCGGTTGGCAATCCTGCAGGCACAACTAGGTTTAGATGAACAGGATCTTGAACTAATTGCCAGGAGCCGGACAATAAAAGGCGATCAGATTATTGAAAACTATTTGACGG contains the following coding sequences:
- a CDS encoding Ppx/GppA family phosphatase yields the protein MENLVIVDLGSNSVRMAINEIRDDGSFHEVRRIKEDSRISEGMGSNKVLQPIAMERTIAALKRFKHIYNNYPKRTVRGIATAAVRVAKNQAEFLKRVQDEVGIELDVLSGNDEAYYDYLGVMNSLEIKDCLILDTGGASCELIHVQNGKPRNLISVPFGAVSLSERFHLNNVVRADRLFAAQNFVNKQFRDIWWIMDALQLPIILLGGANRTLARMNRQHQGMARVDNIHGYRLKTEVVNKTFRALLSRNLANRKKMPGLETPRADIIIGGILPLVMLLQMLDADRVIFSESGVREGIISEYVHHR